The following are encoded together in the Candidatus Zymogenaceae bacterium genome:
- a CDS encoding cytochrome c3 family protein, with amino-acid sequence MKRKKLLCIVTTSVLFFACAGLIALCQEYGPDVIYIDDTTKATLRYLPVEFDHQNHQANYDISCVTCHHTNDEDFVSGVPPTCGSCHNMDAEITFKDAMHRNCVLCHMDKIAEGQSPPTECLGCHKQRP; translated from the coding sequence ATGAAGAGGAAAAAACTACTGTGTATTGTAACAACGTCGGTACTCTTTTTTGCCTGTGCGGGGCTCATCGCTCTCTGCCAGGAATACGGCCCGGATGTCATTTATATCGACGATACCACAAAGGCGACGCTGCGCTATCTGCCGGTGGAATTCGACCATCAGAATCACCAGGCCAACTACGACATCAGCTGCGTGACCTGCCATCACACCAACGACGAGGACTTCGTCTCCGGTGTGCCGCCGACATGCGGATCCTGTCATAACATGGACGCCGAAATCACATTCAAGGACGCAATGCATCGAAACTGCGTGCTGTGCCATATGGATAAGATCGCCGAAGGCCAGAGTCCGCCGACCGAATGTCTCGGCTGCCACAAACAGCGACCATAG
- a CDS encoding Gfo/Idh/MocA family oxidoreductase produces the protein MKQTRMALIGLGGWGSNILNALERLDEVTLVAVCDQNAARLDAALRRNPHITPFETVDALISECEVDAAVVATPSSTHAKLARTFLDLDMPVFVEKPMALSVSDAEELVDISRAKRIPLMVGHLLIYHPAVELTKTIIDSGELGDIHYIYSKRINLGVVRDDENALWSLAPHDISLVNHFMKDLPHRISAHGSSFLRKGIEDVVFCNLDYPNGCMAQIHVSWLDPHKERKLVVVGSKKMLVFDDMQANEKIRIYNKGADVKPTADFGEAILVRHGDITIPLVPGTEPLVKEMKHFASCVREMSNPLSGPEEGLAVVRVLEAGERSLKNGGEVETLDR, from the coding sequence ATGAAACAGACACGAATGGCTCTTATCGGTCTCGGTGGATGGGGATCGAACATACTCAATGCGCTGGAGCGCCTCGATGAGGTAACGCTTGTCGCCGTGTGCGATCAGAATGCGGCGCGGCTCGACGCCGCTCTAAGGCGAAATCCGCACATCACACCCTTTGAGACGGTCGACGCCCTCATCTCGGAATGCGAGGTGGACGCCGCGGTCGTCGCAACCCCTTCCTCCACCCACGCAAAGCTTGCCCGCACGTTCCTTGATCTTGATATGCCGGTATTCGTGGAAAAGCCCATGGCCCTGTCGGTCTCGGACGCCGAGGAACTGGTCGATATCTCTCGGGCGAAACGAATTCCTCTGATGGTGGGACACCTCCTGATCTACCATCCGGCGGTGGAGCTGACAAAAACGATCATCGACAGCGGGGAACTGGGTGACATTCACTATATATACTCGAAGCGCATCAATCTGGGCGTGGTACGGGATGATGAAAACGCCCTGTGGTCCCTGGCGCCCCACGATATCTCGCTGGTCAACCACTTCATGAAGGATCTCCCTCACCGGATTTCGGCCCACGGAAGCTCATTTTTGAGAAAGGGGATCGAGGACGTCGTCTTCTGCAATCTCGATTATCCGAACGGGTGTATGGCCCAGATACACGTATCGTGGCTCGACCCGCACAAGGAGCGAAAGCTCGTGGTGGTGGGATCAAAAAAAATGCTGGTGTTCGACGACATGCAGGCGAACGAGAAAATCCGTATTTACAACAAGGGCGCGGACGTCAAGCCGACCGCCGACTTCGGGGAGGCGATTCTCGTCAGGCACGGCGACATCACAATTCCCCTGGTGCCCGGCACGGAGCCGCTGGTCAAGGAGATGAAGCATTTCGCATCCTGCGTTCGTGAGATGAGTAATCCGCTCTCGGGCCCCGAGGAGGGGCTGGCGGTGGTGAGGGTGCTGGAGGCGGGGGAGCGCTCCCTGAAGAACGGCGGAGAGGTGGAGACCCTCGATCGGTAA
- a CDS encoding NAD(P)/FAD-dependent oxidoreductase, protein MHKPYVDVAVIGAGPGGIGAGLGALSEGARVEVIEAQDDVGRVKKGETIHFNREMEDILGDSFFSRHEINRVDRRRYYSSTDRYYIDKSSSDPNIIFSWSDFMSDMTDIARKKGLSITTETRVIDLIREGENVRGIIVQNGGGPERITSPVVIGADGCNGITGDIVGIDRTNINLPAIKYLMSGVSMPDNRLEFFFHIYRDEPIGMGFLFPRTQDLAEAGLLVFTNYMKDSTGAYDQHYMARLFDSFASFHPVFTERIRDARPVYSLSTSIPMGGFVPRFVPFPGLVLTGDAAGQVEQKGGCGIVSSFLIGYHTGRLAARFAKERAEWTEQTMHTMESSIRSHESVRAIASYQRAVGRVRSILFRLNDAQRLDTVFSVLARLTGTEQ, encoded by the coding sequence ATGCACAAACCATATGTCGATGTTGCGGTAATCGGAGCGGGCCCCGGAGGCATCGGCGCGGGACTGGGGGCGCTCTCCGAAGGCGCTCGGGTGGAGGTCATCGAGGCCCAGGATGACGTGGGGAGGGTAAAAAAGGGGGAAACCATCCATTTCAACCGGGAGATGGAAGATATCCTGGGAGACAGTTTTTTCTCCCGGCACGAGATAAACCGCGTCGATCGCCGGCGGTACTACTCCTCCACCGATCGGTATTATATCGACAAGTCCTCGTCCGACCCGAACATCATTTTCAGCTGGAGCGACTTCATGTCCGACATGACGGACATCGCCCGTAAAAAAGGTCTTTCCATCACCACCGAGACACGGGTGATCGACCTGATACGGGAAGGTGAAAACGTACGCGGTATAATCGTGCAAAACGGCGGCGGGCCCGAGCGGATCACCTCTCCGGTAGTCATCGGCGCCGACGGCTGTAACGGCATAACCGGGGATATCGTCGGGATCGACCGGACAAACATCAACCTTCCCGCCATCAAATACCTGATGAGCGGCGTTTCCATGCCCGACAATCGGCTGGAATTCTTTTTTCACATCTATCGGGACGAACCGATCGGCATGGGATTTCTCTTTCCCAGGACACAGGACCTCGCCGAGGCTGGCCTTTTGGTTTTCACAAACTACATGAAAGACAGCACCGGCGCCTACGATCAACACTACATGGCGCGCCTGTTCGATTCCTTTGCGTCATTCCACCCGGTCTTCACCGAAAGGATCAGGGACGCCCGCCCCGTATACAGCCTTTCCACCTCGATCCCAATGGGGGGGTTCGTCCCCCGTTTTGTCCCGTTCCCGGGCCTGGTGTTGACCGGGGATGCGGCGGGACAGGTGGAACAGAAGGGCGGCTGCGGCATCGTATCCTCCTTCCTCATCGGGTATCACACGGGACGCCTGGCCGCCAGATTCGCCAAAGAAAGGGCCGAATGGACGGAACAGACAATGCACACGATGGAGTCGTCCATCCGCTCTCACGAGTCCGTCCGGGCCATCGCTTCGTATCAACGGGCGGTGGGTCGTGTGCGGAGCATCCTGTTTCGCCTCAACGACGCCCAGCGACTCGATACGGTCTTCTCGGTGCTGGCGCGGCTCACCGGCACGGAGCAATAA
- a CDS encoding NAD(P)/FAD-dependent oxidoreductase produces MRKRNNRYRAAIALVVAFAFLFAAGCGKKTPPTHEAEYDVIIIGAGLGGLSAGAHLASNGLKVLVLEQHHKVGGCTTNFTRDDYTFEVALHEMSGGGTLKLMELCGVRDKVEIYDLPDFYRSIYPGDPGVDITMPTDWEGWDNTLKEQWPEEAEGIDKFHDLCTTVYADIMGVSQLFRYSGFEAFTKKMSVPFKHKSLLTWSKRTLEELMDECFTDEYLKAVVYQLWVYYGAPVPDQTSLLTLAATEVFLSSGVKHVMGTSQVLSNAYAERIEEMGGTVLTGKLVTEIIIEDGIAKGVVTEYGDVYTGRYVLCNTDPFQMIYTLIGEENLPAKYVEKIAGMKIANSLFVTYLGLNIDLKALGYNDTETFYNTTTDTEVLYDNMMSANFAEGMVSITVYSNYGDPIYAPPGKSVVAVLEYSDYDSWPKDPEEYQKMKDEKAWEMLELAANVIPELADPTNIEVMEVMTPVTIAEFTKNYHGIPYGFYTDLEHWEKIPNSTPIDNIYIAGNWTKAWHGVGPAQVNGWMAARLIMDVEGIE; encoded by the coding sequence ATGAGAAAAAGAAACAATCGATATCGTGCTGCCATCGCCCTCGTCGTCGCCTTCGCATTCCTGTTTGCCGCAGGCTGCGGAAAAAAGACCCCGCCCACCCATGAGGCGGAATACGACGTGATCATCATCGGCGCCGGCTTGGGAGGCCTCTCCGCCGGAGCGCACCTGGCGTCCAACGGACTGAAGGTGCTGGTGCTGGAACAGCATCACAAGGTGGGCGGTTGTACCACGAACTTCACTCGCGACGATTATACGTTCGAGGTGGCTTTGCACGAGATGTCGGGCGGAGGCACACTGAAGCTGATGGAGCTGTGCGGCGTCCGGGACAAGGTGGAAATCTATGACCTTCCCGATTTCTACCGCTCCATCTATCCGGGGGACCCTGGAGTGGATATCACCATGCCCACCGACTGGGAGGGATGGGACAATACCCTCAAGGAACAGTGGCCGGAAGAAGCCGAAGGCATCGACAAGTTTCATGATCTGTGCACCACGGTGTACGCGGATATCATGGGTGTCAGCCAGCTCTTTCGTTACAGCGGATTTGAGGCCTTCACCAAAAAGATGTCCGTCCCCTTCAAGCACAAGTCTCTCTTAACCTGGAGCAAGCGGACCCTTGAGGAGTTGATGGATGAGTGCTTTACCGACGAGTACCTCAAGGCGGTTGTCTACCAGCTCTGGGTCTACTACGGCGCCCCGGTGCCGGACCAGACGTCGCTTCTGACCCTGGCGGCCACGGAAGTCTTTTTGTCCAGCGGCGTCAAGCACGTTATGGGTACCTCCCAGGTGCTTTCGAACGCATATGCCGAGCGTATTGAGGAGATGGGAGGAACGGTGCTCACCGGAAAACTCGTCACCGAGATCATCATCGAGGACGGCATTGCCAAGGGCGTCGTCACCGAATACGGTGATGTCTATACCGGCCGCTATGTTCTCTGCAACACAGACCCCTTCCAGATGATCTACACCCTCATCGGCGAAGAGAACCTCCCGGCGAAATACGTCGAAAAGATCGCCGGGATGAAGATAGCCAACTCCCTCTTCGTCACCTATCTGGGCCTGAACATCGACCTGAAGGCGCTGGGCTACAACGACACCGAAACCTTCTATAACACCACCACCGACACGGAAGTGCTCTACGACAATATGATGAGCGCCAATTTCGCCGAGGGCATGGTCTCCATTACCGTGTACAGCAACTACGGCGACCCGATCTACGCCCCGCCCGGAAAATCGGTGGTTGCGGTGCTGGAATACTCCGACTACGACTCCTGGCCCAAGGACCCCGAGGAGTATCAGAAGATGAAGGATGAAAAGGCATGGGAGATGCTGGAGCTGGCGGCGAACGTCATACCGGAGCTGGCCGATCCCACAAACATCGAAGTCATGGAAGTCATGACGCCGGTGACGATCGCCGAATTCACCAAAAATTACCACGGCATCCCGTACGGTTTTTACACCGACCTGGAACACTGGGAAAAAATACCCAATAGCACGCCCATCGATAACATATACATCGCGGGAAACTGGACGAAGGCGTGGCATGGTGTGGGGCCGGCCCAGGTCAACGGCTGGATGGCTGCACGATTAATCATGGACGTTGAAGGCATCGAATAG